One Paenibacillus riograndensis SBR5 DNA segment encodes these proteins:
- a CDS encoding S1 family peptidase gives MKRNWLAVCLACSVLAAVLFYTGTSSADTPVVNNAEQTYQLAENAMFYLRVLKSDGTASSTGTGIILSSGGTAATAYHVVKGAERMEGIMADGTVISPIKVTTFDELKDVAVLALPVPAAMKAKGNGFAYLSMRKDAVRHGEAVFALGYPLKNTNIITEGIVNSPDAEINGRSRILASAQVASGMSGGPLIDAHGQLAGIISGSLRTMNNIHLIINMEDLRSLLPAALK, from the coding sequence ATGAAAAGAAACTGGCTGGCCGTGTGCCTGGCCTGCTCTGTCTTGGCCGCGGTTCTCTTCTATACCGGCACCTCCAGCGCCGACACACCGGTGGTGAACAACGCCGAGCAGACGTACCAGCTTGCAGAGAATGCAATGTTCTACCTGCGGGTGCTGAAAAGCGACGGTACGGCAAGTTCCACAGGGACAGGGATCATCCTGTCCTCCGGCGGAACAGCGGCAACCGCGTACCATGTGGTCAAAGGTGCGGAACGGATGGAAGGGATCATGGCGGACGGGACAGTGATCAGTCCGATCAAAGTCACCACGTTCGATGAGCTTAAGGATGTGGCAGTGCTTGCACTGCCGGTTCCGGCAGCTATGAAAGCGAAGGGCAATGGCTTTGCGTACCTGAGTATGCGCAAGGATGCCGTCAGGCATGGAGAGGCCGTATTCGCCCTGGGATATCCTTTGAAGAATACAAATATCATCACGGAGGGCATAGTCAATTCGCCCGATGCGGAGATTAACGGCAGAAGCCGGATTCTGGCTTCCGCCCAGGTGGCGAGCGGCATGTCCGGCGGACCGCTGATAGACGCGCACGGCCAACTGGCCGGAATCATCTCCGGTTCGCTGCGGACCATGAACAACATCCATCTGATCATCAATATGGAAGATCTGCGCAGCCTGCTGCCGGCAGCACTGAAATAG
- a CDS encoding MalY/PatB family protein, translating to MKYDFNRIIDRRNTRSYKWDQSEKLFGDKDILPLWVADMDFESPPAVKDAILRRVQEGIYGYSVTSDSYKSAIAGWYSRRHDWEIQKEWITDSPGIVTSLSLSVELFSNPGDQVILQSPVYYPFYDVIRMNDRKVAINPLKLEDGHYVMDYEQLEELMSGGARLLLLCSPHNPGGRVWERAELLRLGELCLRYGVTVISDEIHCDLALPGHKHIPFASLSKELSDITLTTLAATKTFNLPGLQTSYIVTSNPELRRKFEYKLKALSLHMSAFFAPEAVEAAYNEGGEWLDQLIQHISSNAEYAISYLAEHLPQVKPMRPEATYLLWVNCRELGLDPEGLKKLMYREAKVAFNEGSIFGTEGQGHLRINLACPRSTLTEALERFARAAAPYVK from the coding sequence TTGAAGTATGATTTTAACCGTATCATTGACCGCCGCAATACCCGCTCCTACAAATGGGACCAGTCTGAGAAGCTGTTCGGAGACAAAGACATTCTTCCGCTCTGGGTAGCCGATATGGACTTTGAAAGCCCGCCTGCCGTGAAGGACGCGATTCTGCGCCGCGTGCAGGAGGGGATATACGGCTATAGCGTGACAAGTGATTCCTACAAATCAGCGATTGCCGGCTGGTACAGCAGACGCCATGACTGGGAGATTCAAAAGGAATGGATTACAGATTCCCCCGGCATCGTTACATCGCTTAGCCTTTCGGTAGAGCTGTTCAGCAACCCGGGCGATCAGGTGATTCTGCAGTCGCCGGTGTATTATCCTTTTTATGATGTGATCCGGATGAATGACCGGAAGGTAGCTATCAATCCGCTGAAACTCGAAGACGGCCATTATGTTATGGATTATGAACAGCTCGAAGAGCTGATGAGCGGCGGCGCCAGGCTGCTGCTGCTGTGCAGTCCGCATAACCCGGGGGGCAGAGTGTGGGAACGGGCGGAGCTGCTGCGCCTTGGAGAACTGTGCCTGCGGTACGGCGTGACAGTCATTTCAGATGAAATTCATTGCGATCTGGCGTTGCCGGGCCATAAGCATATTCCATTCGCTTCTTTATCGAAGGAGCTGTCGGATATTACGCTGACCACACTCGCCGCAACGAAGACATTTAATCTGCCCGGCCTGCAGACCTCGTATATCGTCACCTCCAATCCTGAATTGAGACGGAAATTTGAATACAAGCTGAAGGCGCTCAGCCTGCATATGTCCGCTTTTTTTGCCCCGGAGGCAGTGGAAGCGGCATACAATGAAGGCGGGGAATGGCTGGACCAGCTTATTCAGCATATCAGCAGTAATGCGGAGTATGCCATAAGCTACCTTGCAGAGCATCTGCCGCAAGTGAAGCCAATGAGGCCGGAGGCTACTTACCTGCTGTGGGTGAATTGCCGCGAACTCGGACTTGATCCCGAGGGTCTGAAAAAGCTGATGTACCGCGAGGCCAAAGTGGCGTTTAACGAAGGCTCCATTTTTGGTACGGAAGGCCAGGGCCATCTGCGGATTAATCTCGCTTGTCCGCGTTCAACTCTGACCGAAGCGCTGGAGCGTTTCGCCCGGGCTGCTGCACCTTATGTAAAATAA
- a CDS encoding LytR/AlgR family response regulator transcription factor, whose protein sequence is MIQAFLLDMNRKDLYKLALMLQRSGQVNVIGMSAQPQEAVDKILQLQPEVLFMDLQGPGLQGVLVAELVKQKIPHIQIVVVTESKQHALWAFDHAVADYVLKPLEEVRLSQSLERLRIGS, encoded by the coding sequence ATGATACAGGCGTTTTTGCTGGATATGAACCGGAAGGATCTGTATAAGCTTGCTCTTATGCTTCAGCGTTCGGGACAAGTCAATGTAATCGGTATGTCAGCCCAGCCGCAGGAAGCGGTGGACAAAATTCTTCAGCTTCAGCCGGAGGTGCTCTTCATGGATCTTCAGGGGCCGGGTCTGCAGGGTGTTCTTGTGGCTGAGCTGGTGAAGCAAAAAATCCCGCACATTCAGATTGTAGTTGTCACGGAGAGTAAGCAGCATGCACTGTGGGCGTTTGATCACGCCGTTGCAGACTATGTCCTGAAGCCGCTGGAGGAGGTCCGGCTGAGCCAGTCCCTGGAACGGCTGCGTATCGGAAGCTAA
- a CDS encoding chitobiase/beta-hexosaminidase C-terminal domain-containing protein: MMARKHKSLIGLAIALAVLTIAAVTGGLLAKADGQTWTGSAETAWYNSAYTTYKINSAAELAGVAKLVNEDPDGSIDGFRNKILEIDKSLDLSAYLWVPIGTGEHPFRGTLISKGGEILTLSGMNVDPSLSYQGLVGNMDGGTVGGFEFDSSGSISVTSVTYDVYAGAAVGKMTGNSTVYDITNKMRIETISSPFEAFTGGIVGMGTGSISNSVNEASITANGASAAGGIVGYSGPGSLKIKKVSNSGAILANGQGGTSYAGGIAGHTSGSLIMNDEDTIISNSAEVAATGGDIVYAGGIIGKTDGTIVYSNATISSGAVNIDAPAAAGSYAGGLIGGVGAVQNPDITMAFDHSAPVTNNGGTNVYTGAIAGYADSPLTWTAGYNNTSPVTATGSQHIYTGGYIGYAAKGLVLNNPASAAYQNTAAITVSGGAGVYTGGFAGYDAGGHFTHASFAGTLNVTGTANVYTGGIAGYETGGEIAASQAGKAADDYNAITSDGTIGGIAGYLDGTISNSTVKHITLKATSEGGVLGGIAGSAQGTITGVSAGDASGTDYNSLRMEAAAAAPAADGRDNITAGGIVGINDQALVLTGSKAAKIGFITATGRSGYTFGGVAGKLNTEASIGTKAQAVEASDILVEMKADQVSFGGAVGSNRASALYLHTNRIEIRAEASQGVAGGMFGENHGTSPYVLAENIGISSPGPDNAVGGIAGYNTGTLTDATARTVVIAANGLRTEAGGIVGRSEGIEGHRAVITAPVMLAGENTLVNITGKDVKAGGIAGFAKATDIIKPLASAIAPDYLTFTVKGAGAKAGGLAGALENSTISGDTSALNVENLLISSGTEGADAYIGGLVGYNDQSRLERLAGKTLNLTLNGPNVKTGGIAGYHLGTNTAVIANNYITALSLKTNATAANSVIGGIVGLNAAQAGDPVPNPGTAVSTIQNSRILGSINAVSPSSVIGGMVGENRSLIANNSITDKLPVSSKGDNAIFGGLAGRNTAAGTLYYTYSNANMTIEGAGTLAGGLAGENAGQVIGSYVDIDITGKAAGSASQSVFLGGLIGRNSAGSVEQSYSSSKVTANGKYTVVGGLVGEHTGGSIKNSYVAKSVNALGEQSYAGGFIGRITNGKVTNAYSAAEVTAKLDNNSYAGGFAGRYDNASKELLYKSYYIKDEARNINKDLPDFAEGKHRWLDVHVRLTTILSETLRDREVFPGLSGWDFSRAWKYGSLNAEYKYPEVNREANTGGDAGGGVNSNINWYMKDKDAIRFQISSEAELAGLAAIVNGTIAGVDKFDFADRTITVMNPIHIQSKQWTPIGDEEEHAFQGTLDGGGHLIDGLTMRSAVFSHSGLFGVIGAGGTVKNINLEPLTIAGSQFAGAVAGRNLGTVSNIDLKLLNGSKISGGTVGSIIGENTGSVSALHLTLDGGSRIETVYTGGIAGGIIGDNTSELVYTADSDSTKALAASTYLLTAIDGSIGSSADQAVIGGIVGRQSGNVTGMNEEVSSKYRITSTGADSITGGLIGRYVSGSAKQLSLTFTDGRLEASGLDSVLGGVIGHAEARAVLADVTLKGPGTGVQLTGNGTVGGVVGVKDGAAGSMPLAKAASASNIYDIDQAEAAGIGLSAAEGSLQAKIGGIAGRASDAAMNGLLFSGSVQSAGEANMAGGIVGEAVNTLLYHVNAAPKLVVAAKSGETAAGGIAGSLSADNLNEGFDFGKPYPLYRGIYLAKAHSGSIHVTGAGNTADLYAGGIVGKNTNASLYRSEAAADLNVTGGNTVNAGGIAGYSSGILVDNSAQNSLNVDNSRVYNVGGVVGRGEGGQIHYSESSAGDGEAILVGTALTLGESVPATRAGGLVGLGDYLTITHSHADIPLRITDTNQDNTIYAGGFAGLLGDTDTREGKIERSYATGDLTVSGKLGSYTGGFAGSVDHFTIKDAYASGTISNTAFDTRSGGFAGTVERNAVISDSYALQPKISTVGVKSSTRSYTGGFAGYNDGTLSGVYANVPEISVNVTGSTVYAGRLAGYNFRDGKIISATFTPGASDKLTAVGRNAGAEPAVAAVNAVDPLASGEWNIDYDTSFMDNAVDGTVTLSTPLQLRGAVLLYNETGPAYYRLYNRTAAEGLKLDKLLLAADMDLGGSLWTSFDSFSGVLDGQGHTLYGLRLGTAERKYSGFVSENYGHIAHVNFADARIAGGANAGIIAGINHSGAAISEASVSGSVQGSEAAGGAAGLNQGTLSGIRAMSLDIAGKGYAGGITAINEGSVTQASSSGSVATSGAAAGGITGRNAAGGTLADSMSYAAVSAAAAQTAAGGISGLNAGEVTNTYAAGRIKAAGTEKAWAGGIAGHHTGGSIVSSLNTGEITAAVKGEILPQQAFFGGIAGQKESGAIISSSAFDRQMLKRNIAYYDGGGKSKAGDAASEGLLGSELVKPSLPGVLDAAHWTAHEGFYPVLRAFDGKDEGVLGSAAVVLNPQDLVNRVGLNFTLSSGGALTWSADPAQAALSGASGKLQTGGSAVLTAAVNGKSRSITVNEPALKFPAPAAAPTVVSGDPVFSTEVSVVLGTTEPGGSIYYTLDGSTPTEGSQLYSGPIVLKSTTAINAITIADNKEYSGILSGTWTQQFSGGGGGGGGGGGGAPAAVVPPVKEPAISAIAGTTLTKGDSKTPVKVARNSKLKLTAPEGQTIYYTTDGSTPTVDSKKYTGEILITGNMTIKMITDKDDTVITIEYRVENAKYSLKSNAGEVKYMTAPANGLFRPNTAISRYETIAALAPLLDMEEVNVGNLFNDVTAEHQALTAFFASAGIIEGYPDGGFGGTKGLTRAEFSKIMTAVLNLDVTAAGVTKQSDIKGHWSEKYVNALSKAGYVQGFPDGTFKPGAPITRAQAVVLINRIAGTKQLNVTTVRFKDLPASHWAYKDIMSAVK, encoded by the coding sequence ATGATGGCAAGGAAGCACAAATCATTGATCGGGCTGGCCATTGCGCTGGCAGTCCTGACAATTGCTGCGGTTACCGGCGGTTTGCTGGCCAAGGCGGATGGGCAGACCTGGACGGGCTCGGCCGAAACGGCATGGTACAATTCTGCCTATACTACGTATAAAATCAACTCGGCCGCCGAGCTGGCCGGGGTTGCCAAGCTGGTCAATGAAGACCCGGACGGCAGCATTGACGGCTTCCGGAATAAGATCCTCGAAATCGATAAGAGTCTGGATCTGTCCGCCTATCTTTGGGTGCCGATCGGGACAGGAGAGCATCCTTTTCGCGGGACGCTGATCTCTAAGGGCGGGGAGATTCTTACCCTCTCGGGCATGAACGTTGACCCGAGTCTGTCTTATCAAGGGCTTGTCGGCAACATGGACGGCGGAACTGTGGGCGGCTTTGAGTTCGATTCCAGCGGTTCGATCAGCGTAACAAGCGTTACTTATGATGTCTATGCAGGTGCAGCAGTCGGCAAAATGACTGGCAACAGCACGGTATACGATATTACCAATAAAATGCGGATTGAGACGATCAGTTCACCGTTCGAAGCCTTTACCGGCGGTATCGTGGGTATGGGGACAGGTTCCATTTCCAATTCCGTCAACGAAGCTTCCATCACGGCTAACGGTGCTTCGGCTGCAGGGGGAATCGTTGGATATAGCGGTCCCGGCAGTCTGAAGATCAAAAAAGTATCAAACTCAGGAGCAATTCTGGCTAACGGGCAGGGAGGGACGAGCTATGCCGGAGGGATTGCCGGCCATACTTCAGGCTCTCTGATCATGAATGACGAAGATACGATCATCAGCAATAGTGCTGAGGTAGCAGCTACCGGCGGGGACATCGTATATGCCGGCGGCATTATCGGTAAAACCGATGGAACGATCGTATATTCCAATGCTACGATCAGCAGTGGAGCGGTCAATATCGATGCTCCGGCAGCCGCAGGCTCCTACGCCGGCGGATTGATCGGCGGAGTGGGGGCCGTGCAGAATCCGGACATCACCATGGCTTTTGACCATTCGGCTCCGGTAACGAATAACGGCGGCACGAACGTATACACCGGCGCAATCGCCGGATATGCGGACAGCCCGTTAACCTGGACCGCAGGCTACAACAACACCAGCCCTGTTACAGCAACGGGTTCACAACATATTTATACAGGCGGCTATATCGGATATGCCGCAAAAGGCCTCGTGCTGAATAATCCGGCGTCTGCGGCGTATCAGAATACAGCCGCCATTACAGTATCCGGCGGGGCGGGTGTCTATACCGGAGGATTCGCCGGGTACGATGCCGGAGGACATTTCACCCATGCTTCTTTTGCGGGGACCTTAAATGTCACCGGTACAGCCAATGTCTACACCGGGGGGATTGCCGGCTATGAAACCGGCGGCGAGATCGCAGCCTCTCAGGCAGGTAAAGCGGCTGACGATTACAATGCCATCACTTCCGATGGAACCATTGGCGGGATTGCCGGTTATCTGGACGGCACCATCAGCAATTCCACAGTGAAGCATATTACACTGAAGGCTACTTCCGAAGGCGGTGTCCTCGGCGGTATTGCCGGAAGCGCACAAGGGACAATCACCGGCGTATCAGCCGGGGATGCCAGCGGCACGGACTATAACAGCCTTCGTATGGAGGCGGCGGCAGCTGCACCGGCTGCAGATGGCCGGGACAATATTACAGCTGGCGGAATCGTCGGCATAAATGACCAGGCACTCGTCCTGACCGGCAGCAAAGCGGCCAAAATCGGGTTCATTACCGCAACCGGCCGCAGCGGCTATACGTTCGGCGGAGTTGCTGGAAAACTGAATACAGAAGCTTCCATCGGTACAAAAGCGCAAGCCGTGGAAGCCAGCGATATTCTAGTAGAAATGAAGGCGGATCAAGTGAGCTTCGGCGGCGCAGTCGGCAGCAACCGGGCTTCCGCACTGTATCTGCATACGAACCGGATTGAAATCCGGGCAGAGGCTTCGCAGGGGGTTGCCGGAGGGATGTTCGGCGAGAACCACGGAACCAGCCCGTATGTGCTGGCTGAGAACATCGGCATCAGTTCGCCGGGACCGGACAATGCAGTGGGCGGAATCGCCGGCTACAATACCGGCACGCTAACCGATGCAACCGCCCGCACTGTTGTGATTGCAGCAAACGGCCTGCGGACAGAAGCGGGGGGGATTGTTGGACGCTCGGAAGGCATCGAAGGCCATCGTGCTGTCATTACAGCTCCGGTTATGCTCGCAGGTGAGAATACCCTGGTGAATATCACCGGAAAGGACGTCAAGGCAGGCGGCATTGCAGGTTTTGCCAAAGCCACCGATATTATCAAACCTTTGGCATCCGCTATCGCGCCGGATTATCTCACCTTCACGGTTAAAGGAGCCGGAGCGAAAGCCGGAGGATTGGCCGGAGCTCTGGAGAACAGCACCATTAGCGGCGACACGTCAGCGCTGAACGTGGAAAATCTGCTGATAAGCTCAGGCACAGAAGGAGCCGATGCCTATATCGGCGGCCTGGTCGGCTATAACGATCAATCCCGTCTGGAACGTCTGGCCGGCAAAACGCTGAACCTGACCTTGAACGGCCCGAACGTGAAGACAGGGGGTATCGCCGGTTATCATCTGGGAACGAATACTGCTGTTATTGCGAACAACTATATAACCGCACTTAGTCTAAAAACCAATGCCACAGCAGCAAACTCTGTCATCGGCGGGATCGTCGGACTGAATGCTGCCCAAGCCGGAGATCCGGTTCCGAATCCCGGCACTGCTGTCAGCACGATTCAGAACAGCCGTATTCTGGGCAGCATTAATGCCGTTTCCCCATCGTCTGTGATCGGCGGCATGGTGGGTGAAAACCGCAGTCTGATTGCCAACAACAGTATTACAGATAAACTCCCGGTAAGCTCAAAAGGCGACAACGCCATCTTTGGCGGCTTAGCCGGACGCAATACCGCTGCCGGAACGCTATATTACACGTATTCCAATGCTAATATGACCATAGAAGGCGCCGGAACCCTTGCCGGCGGACTGGCCGGTGAAAATGCCGGACAGGTGATCGGGTCGTATGTAGACATTGATATTACGGGTAAAGCTGCCGGATCAGCCAGCCAATCCGTGTTCCTTGGCGGCTTGATCGGCAGAAACAGTGCAGGCTCGGTAGAACAGTCCTACTCTTCCTCCAAAGTGACCGCAAACGGGAAGTATACCGTAGTCGGAGGTCTGGTAGGAGAGCACACAGGAGGCAGCATCAAGAATTCTTATGTAGCGAAAAGCGTAAACGCCCTTGGGGAGCAATCCTATGCCGGCGGCTTTATCGGCCGAATCACCAACGGTAAGGTTACCAATGCCTATTCGGCGGCTGAAGTAACCGCAAAACTTGATAATAATTCTTATGCAGGCGGCTTTGCCGGACGGTATGACAATGCCAGCAAAGAGCTGCTGTACAAATCCTACTATATAAAAGATGAAGCCCGGAATATTAACAAAGACCTTCCGGACTTTGCTGAAGGCAAGCACCGCTGGCTGGATGTCCATGTCCGCCTGACCACGATTCTTTCGGAAACGCTGCGGGACAGAGAGGTCTTCCCGGGCCTGTCCGGCTGGGATTTCAGCAGAGCCTGGAAATACGGTTCACTGAATGCGGAATATAAATATCCTGAAGTCAACCGTGAAGCCAACACCGGCGGAGATGCCGGAGGCGGCGTGAATTCCAATATCAACTGGTATATGAAAGACAAGGATGCCATCCGGTTCCAGATTTCGAGCGAAGCGGAGCTTGCCGGTCTGGCCGCGATTGTGAACGGTACGATCGCCGGTGTGGATAAGTTTGATTTTGCCGACAGAACCATTACCGTGATGAATCCGATCCATATTCAATCGAAGCAGTGGACACCTATCGGCGATGAAGAAGAACATGCCTTCCAAGGAACGCTTGACGGCGGCGGCCATCTGATTGACGGTCTGACTATGCGGTCGGCGGTATTCAGCCATTCCGGGCTGTTCGGCGTCATTGGCGCCGGAGGCACCGTAAAGAATATCAATCTGGAGCCATTAACCATCGCGGGCAGCCAATTTGCTGGGGCTGTCGCCGGCAGGAACCTGGGGACGGTATCGAACATTGACCTTAAGCTGCTGAACGGCAGCAAGATCAGCGGCGGTACGGTGGGGAGTATCATCGGCGAGAATACGGGTTCTGTTTCCGCGCTGCATCTGACGCTGGATGGCGGCAGCAGAATCGAAACTGTATACACCGGCGGGATCGCCGGAGGGATCATTGGTGACAACACCTCGGAGCTGGTCTATACAGCGGATAGTGACAGCACCAAAGCCCTTGCGGCATCGACTTATCTTCTGACTGCCATAGACGGCAGCATCGGCAGTTCCGCCGATCAAGCGGTCATTGGCGGGATTGTCGGCCGGCAATCCGGCAATGTCACAGGAATGAATGAAGAGGTGAGTTCGAAATACCGGATCACTTCAACCGGTGCGGACAGTATTACAGGCGGACTGATTGGACGTTATGTTTCCGGCAGCGCCAAGCAGCTGTCCCTCACGTTTACGGATGGCCGGCTTGAAGCGTCTGGCCTGGATTCAGTGCTGGGCGGAGTGATCGGCCATGCCGAGGCACGGGCTGTGCTGGCGGATGTTACACTGAAAGGTCCGGGCACCGGAGTTCAACTGACCGGCAATGGCACAGTCGGTGGTGTAGTGGGCGTTAAAGACGGCGCAGCCGGCAGCATGCCGCTCGCCAAGGCGGCTTCGGCCAGCAATATCTATGATATCGATCAAGCCGAAGCTGCAGGCATTGGATTGTCGGCTGCAGAAGGCAGCCTGCAGGCCAAGATCGGCGGGATCGCAGGCAGGGCCTCAGATGCGGCTATGAACGGTCTGTTGTTCAGCGGGTCCGTGCAATCCGCAGGAGAAGCCAATATGGCGGGCGGAATCGTAGGAGAAGCGGTGAACACACTGCTGTACCATGTGAATGCAGCGCCAAAGCTTGTGGTTGCCGCGAAAAGCGGTGAAACCGCCGCAGGCGGAATTGCCGGAAGCCTGTCGGCAGATAACTTGAACGAAGGCTTTGATTTTGGCAAACCTTATCCGTTATACAGAGGCATTTATCTGGCAAAAGCGCATTCCGGTTCCATCCATGTAACAGGCGCTGGCAATACAGCGGATCTTTATGCCGGCGGAATTGTGGGGAAAAATACGAATGCTTCCCTCTACCGCTCGGAAGCAGCGGCCGACTTGAATGTCACTGGCGGCAACACCGTGAATGCCGGGGGAATTGCGGGCTACAGCAGCGGTATTCTCGTGGACAACTCTGCACAGAACAGTCTGAATGTGGACAACAGCAGAGTATATAATGTTGGCGGTGTTGTCGGCCGGGGAGAAGGCGGCCAGATTCATTACAGCGAGAGCTCTGCCGGTGATGGCGAAGCCATCCTGGTGGGTACAGCGCTGACCCTGGGTGAATCGGTTCCGGCAACCCGTGCCGGCGGTCTGGTAGGTCTCGGGGATTACCTGACCATCACCCACTCCCATGCGGATATTCCGTTGCGGATTACGGACACGAATCAGGACAATACGATTTATGCGGGCGGTTTTGCCGGTCTCCTGGGAGATACGGATACCCGCGAAGGAAAGATTGAACGTTCCTATGCTACTGGTGATTTGACGGTAAGCGGCAAACTGGGCTCCTACACCGGAGGTTTCGCCGGTTCAGTGGACCACTTCACTATCAAGGATGCCTACGCTTCCGGCACCATCAGCAATACAGCTTTCGACACACGCAGCGGCGGTTTTGCCGGTACGGTCGAGCGAAACGCCGTGATCAGTGATTCCTATGCGCTGCAGCCGAAGATTTCAACTGTAGGCGTGAAGTCCTCCACCCGTTCTTACACCGGAGGTTTTGCGGGCTACAATGATGGCACTTTGTCCGGGGTTTACGCCAATGTGCCGGAAATTTCCGTCAATGTGACGGGCTCGACGGTCTATGCAGGACGGCTGGCCGGATACAATTTCCGCGATGGCAAAATTATTAGCGCTACCTTCACTCCAGGGGCGAGTGATAAACTGACTGCCGTCGGACGCAACGCCGGCGCTGAGCCGGCAGTGGCGGCAGTGAACGCCGTAGACCCGCTGGCTTCCGGAGAATGGAATATCGATTATGATACTTCGTTCATGGACAACGCAGTTGATGGCACGGTAACCTTGAGCACACCTCTGCAATTAAGAGGAGCCGTGCTGCTCTACAACGAAACTGGACCAGCATATTACCGTTTGTACAATAGAACAGCTGCGGAAGGTCTGAAGCTGGACAAGCTGCTGCTTGCAGCGGATATGGATTTAGGCGGCAGCCTTTGGACCTCCTTTGACAGCTTCAGCGGAGTATTGGATGGACAAGGACATACCCTTTACGGGCTGCGGCTGGGAACGGCAGAGCGTAAATATAGTGGTTTTGTCTCAGAGAACTATGGACACATTGCCCATGTGAACTTTGCGGATGCCCGGATTGCAGGGGGCGCCAATGCCGGGATTATCGCGGGCATCAACCACAGTGGAGCAGCGATCTCTGAAGCAAGTGTCAGCGGAAGCGTGCAGGGCAGTGAAGCTGCCGGGGGCGCAGCCGGCCTGAATCAGGGAACCTTGTCGGGAATCCGGGCGATGAGTCTGGACATTGCGGGCAAAGGATACGCCGGAGGCATAACCGCTATTAATGAAGGAAGCGTGACTCAAGCTTCTTCTTCAGGCAGTGTCGCCACCAGTGGAGCCGCAGCAGGCGGAATCACCGGACGGAATGCAGCCGGGGGGACCCTTGCGGATTCCATGTCTTATGCCGCTGTCAGCGCTGCAGCGGCTCAGACCGCAGCCGGAGGCATCAGTGGCCTGAACGCTGGTGAAGTAACGAACACTTATGCAGCAGGCCGGATCAAGGCTGCCGGAACCGAAAAGGCGTGGGCCGGCGGGATTGCCGGTCACCATACAGGCGGGTCCATCGTATCTTCATTGAATACGGGGGAAATTACAGCAGCGGTGAAGGGGGAAATTCTCCCGCAGCAGGCTTTCTTCGGAGGTATAGCGGGGCAGAAGGAGAGCGGAGCCATAATCAGCAGTTCCGCCTTCGACCGGCAAATGCTGAAGCGGAATATCGCCTATTATGACGGCGGTGGCAAGAGCAAAGCCGGAGACGCGGCCAGCGAAGGTCTGCTTGGCTCCGAGCTTGTGAAGCCGTCGCTTCCAGGAGTGCTCGATGCGGCCCATTGGACCGCACATGAAGGTTTCTACCCCGTACTTCGTGCGTTTGACGGCAAGGACGAAGGGGTACTCGGTTCAGCGGCAGTTGTCTTGAATCCGCAGGACCTGGTCAACCGTGTAGGCTTGAACTTTACGCTGAGCAGCGGCGGAGCATTGACCTGGAGTGCCGATCCTGCCCAAGCAGCCCTTAGCGGGGCCTCCGGCAAGCTGCAAACGGGCGGCAGTGCGGTGCTGACAGCAGCGGTGAACGGGAAGAGCCGGAGCATCACGGTCAATGAACCGGCCCTGAAATTCCCGGCTCCTGCGGCGGCACCTACTGTAGTGTCCGGCGATCCGGTCTTCAGCACTGAAGTGTCCGTTGTTCTCGGAACCACAGAGCCGGGAGGCAGCATTTATTATACACTGGATGGCAGTACGCCTACGGAAGGCTCCCAGTTATACAGCGGCCCGATCGTGCTGAAGAGCACAACTGCAATTAACGCTATAACGATAGCAGACAATAAAGAGTACAGCGGGATTCTGTCGGGAACCTGGACCCAGCAATTCAGCGGGGGAGGCGGCGGTGGAGGTGGCGGCGGTGGCGGCGCTCCAGCGGCCGTTGTGCCACCGGTCAAAGAACCGGCCATCTCTGCAATCGCAGGCACCACTCTTACCAAAGGGGATAGCAAAACGCCGGTTAAAGTAGCCAGAAACAGCAAGCTGAAGCTGACCGCACCGGAAGGGCAGACGATCTATTACACCACGGACGGCAGCACGCCGACTGTGGACAGCAAAAAATATACCGGTGAGATTCTGATCACGGGCAATATGACGATCAAGATGATTACGGACAAAGATGACACAGTAATCACGATTGAATATAGGGTTGAAAATGCGAAATACAGCCTGAAGAGCAATGCCGGCGAAGTGAAGTACATGACAGCACCTGCAAACGGATTGTTCCGGCCAAATACGGCGATTTCGAGATACGAAACGATTGCCGCACTGGCACCGCTGCTCGATATGGAAGAAGTCAATGTAGGGAACCTGTTCAACGATGTAACGGCTGAGCATCAGGCGCTGACCGCATTCTTTGCTTCGGCAGGGATTATTGAAGGGTATCCGGACGGAGGGTTCGGGGGAACGAAAGGCCTGACGAGAGCCGAGTTCTCCAAAATCATGACCGCCGTGTTGAATCTGGATGTTACAGCAGCCGGTGTTACGAAGCAATCGGACATCAAAGGCCACTGGTCGGAGAAATATGTCAATGCACTGTCCAAAGCCGGGTATGTGCAGGGGTTCCCGGATGGTACCTTCAAGCCGGGGGCTCCGATTACACGGGCACAGGCTGTTGTGCTCATCAACCGGATTGCCGGCACGAAGCAGCTGAATGTGACCACAGTGAGATTCAAGGATCTGCCGGCATCGCACTGGGCGTACAAGGACATTATGTCTGCAGTGAAATAA